One genomic segment of Bdellovibrionales bacterium includes these proteins:
- a CDS encoding cystathionine gamma-synthase produces the protein MKRAVELGFETRAIHSGQFPDPTTGAIMTPLYLSSTYVQESPGKHRGYEYSRTSNPTRKAFENCIASLEGGRHGFAFASGCAAATVVMHLLKTGDHVIAGDDMYGGSFRLFDKVIRHFGIEFSYIDLTNPIRFEESIQPNTKLVWLETPTNPMLKLADIGGLTAICKKHNILSAVDNTFMSPYFQNPLALGADMVVHSTTKYISGHSDIVGGVIVTSRDDLAEKLAFLSNSMGPVGSAFDAFLSLRSLKTLAIRMRAHEENARVLANLLESHPKVEKVLYPGLASHPQHDLAKKQMRGFGGMITLYIKGGIEPARRFLESVRIFSLAESLGGVESLIEHPAIMTHASVPPEIRKSLGIDDGLVRLSVGIETLSDLVQDLEQALDKI, from the coding sequence ATGAAGCGAGCAGTCGAATTGGGATTTGAAACAAGAGCCATCCACAGCGGACAATTTCCGGATCCAACGACAGGGGCTATCATGACCCCTCTCTATTTGTCTTCCACTTATGTGCAGGAATCTCCCGGCAAGCACAGAGGTTACGAATACAGTCGAACCTCGAATCCAACTCGCAAGGCCTTTGAAAATTGTATAGCTTCTCTTGAGGGAGGAAGGCACGGCTTCGCCTTTGCTTCAGGCTGCGCAGCTGCTACCGTTGTTATGCATTTACTCAAAACCGGCGATCATGTCATTGCTGGAGATGATATGTATGGGGGGAGTTTTCGCCTCTTTGATAAAGTGATTAGGCACTTTGGTATAGAATTCAGCTACATTGATCTCACCAATCCAATCCGTTTTGAAGAATCCATTCAGCCAAATACAAAATTGGTCTGGCTGGAGACCCCAACTAATCCAATGCTCAAATTGGCTGACATTGGAGGCCTCACCGCTATTTGCAAAAAGCACAATATATTGTCAGCCGTTGATAATACCTTTATGAGTCCCTATTTTCAAAATCCACTGGCTTTGGGCGCAGACATGGTGGTTCACTCGACGACTAAATATATTAGCGGACACAGCGATATTGTGGGTGGCGTGATTGTTACTTCGCGGGATGATCTTGCAGAAAAGCTTGCCTTCCTGAGCAACTCCATGGGCCCTGTGGGTTCGGCATTTGATGCCTTTCTTTCCTTGCGAAGCCTCAAGACACTCGCCATAAGAATGAGAGCCCATGAAGAAAATGCTCGAGTTCTTGCTAACTTGCTAGAAAGCCATCCAAAAGTTGAGAAAGTTCTCTATCCTGGCTTGGCCTCTCATCCCCAACATGATCTCGCAAAAAAGCAAATGCGGGGTTTTGGAGGCATGATCACTCTCTATATAAAGGGAGGAATTGAGCCCGCTCGCAGATTTCTTGAGTCTGTTAGAATTTTCTCGTTGGCAGAGAGTTTAGGGGGAGTCGAATCGCTGATAGAGCATCCAGCGATCATGACTCATGCAAGCGTGCCTCCCGAAATCCGAAAGTCCTTGGGTATCGATGATGGCTTGGTTCGCTTGAGCGTGGGGATAGAAACCCTGAGTGATTTGGTCCAAGACCTAGAACAGGCCCTTGATAAAATTTAA
- the dusB gene encoding tRNA dihydrouridine synthase DusB produces MTETSLLKYLQDNPFLLAPMAGITDCAFRSFMREMGCGAVITELVSANGLHYESARTRQIMKFEEPQRPVGIQLFGEHIGHLAEAAKLTEDLGADFVDLNFGCPVPKVVNKGAGSGVLRDLPHLSKILAAVKGAVGIPVTIKIRTGWDEKSRNSAEVVRLASEEGITWVTIHGRTRAAGYSGKADWEYISDVKKTSSLPVIGNGDLTSASAAIERLRSSRCDAVMIGRGCLKNPWIFREAIALFRGESQPIDRDFDLVFQNLCIHLETHFPERIVLLQLKKLAAWFSAGYPDASRFRRDLFSSKEKVELKDRIRLYFDSVKQLVQADTGEEAFLMGGHG; encoded by the coding sequence ATGACTGAAACAAGCCTGCTCAAATATCTACAGGATAATCCCTTCCTTCTCGCTCCAATGGCCGGGATTACTGACTGTGCCTTTCGTTCCTTTATGAGAGAAATGGGTTGCGGAGCCGTTATCACCGAATTGGTCTCCGCCAACGGGCTTCATTATGAAAGCGCCAGAACCAGACAAATTATGAAATTTGAAGAGCCTCAAAGACCCGTAGGGATCCAACTATTTGGGGAACATATTGGACATTTGGCCGAAGCCGCCAAGTTAACAGAGGATTTGGGAGCGGATTTTGTCGACCTTAACTTTGGTTGTCCCGTTCCAAAGGTTGTCAACAAAGGAGCTGGATCTGGTGTCCTTCGGGACCTTCCTCATCTCTCAAAAATTTTGGCTGCAGTAAAAGGAGCGGTAGGTATTCCCGTCACCATAAAAATTCGCACGGGATGGGATGAAAAGAGTCGAAACTCGGCCGAAGTTGTGCGCCTCGCAAGCGAAGAAGGAATCACCTGGGTCACGATACACGGACGAACGCGAGCTGCTGGCTATTCGGGCAAGGCCGACTGGGAATATATCTCTGATGTCAAAAAAACGAGCTCTCTTCCTGTTATTGGCAACGGAGACCTCACTTCCGCAAGTGCTGCCATCGAAAGACTTCGATCCTCTCGCTGCGATGCTGTGATGATCGGAAGGGGATGCCTGAAGAATCCCTGGATTTTCCGTGAGGCAATTGCTCTCTTTCGAGGCGAATCCCAACCTATCGACCGAGATTTTGATTTGGTTTTTCAAAATTTATGCATTCACTTGGAGACACATTTTCCTGAAAGAATCGTCCTTCTCCAATTGAAGAAACTAGCTGCATGGTTTTCTGCAGGCTATCCAGACGCCAGTCGGTTTCGACGAGATTTATTCTCAAGCAAAGAGAAAGTCGAATTGAAAGATCGCATCAGGCTCTATTTTGATTCTGTAAAACAATTGGTGCAGGCGGACACAGGAGAGGAAGCTTTTCTGATGGGCGGTCATGGCTAG
- a CDS encoding ABC transporter ATP-binding protein: protein MIRFENVIKTFGDRRVLDSISFEVKAGEILFILGTSGTGKSVLLKNIVGLLRPTSGKIFVDNTEVSHLSEEEYFDIRRKCGMVFQHPALFDSLSVHDNICFGLRRHFNLSEDQIDKRVQEVLRLVNLPKISEKMPASLSYGMQKRVSLARTIAIGPKILLFDEPTTGLDPVTTTTINELIRSLSRTLNTTSLVVSHDMRCALAIADKIIVLDKGKIIAWGSPADLKNSDHPLVVEFLQEALAIASTDSSN from the coding sequence ATGATTCGATTTGAAAATGTGATCAAAACATTTGGAGACCGAAGGGTTTTGGATTCCATCAGTTTTGAAGTTAAAGCAGGAGAAATTCTTTTTATTCTGGGAACCTCGGGCACAGGCAAGTCAGTTTTACTAAAGAATATCGTTGGCCTGCTCAGGCCTACCTCTGGCAAAATATTTGTGGATAACACAGAAGTCAGCCATCTCAGCGAAGAAGAGTATTTTGATATCCGAAGAAAATGCGGAATGGTATTTCAACACCCGGCATTGTTTGACTCCTTAAGCGTTCATGACAATATTTGCTTTGGACTCCGACGACATTTTAACCTTTCAGAAGATCAAATTGACAAACGTGTGCAGGAAGTTCTTCGACTCGTCAATCTCCCAAAAATTTCGGAAAAAATGCCCGCCAGCTTGAGTTATGGAATGCAAAAGCGAGTCAGCCTGGCCCGGACAATCGCAATTGGACCGAAAATTCTTCTTTTTGACGAGCCCACAACAGGACTTGATCCCGTCACCACCACAACTATCAATGAATTGATTCGATCCCTCAGTCGAACTCTGAACACGACGTCCTTGGTCGTCAGCCACGATATGCGTTGTGCCCTCGCTATTGCCGATAAAATTATTGTTCTGGATAAGGGCAAAATCATTGCCTGGGGAAGCCCCGCAGATTTGAAAAATTCAGACCACCCACTCGTTGTTGAATTCCTACAGGAGGCCTTGGCAATTGCATCTACTGATTCTAGTAATTAA
- a CDS encoding MCE family protein, which translates to MKAETKVGVLFLVAVALVIAFAYFLGVLNPFSNTSDLTVAYNFAGGIEVGSPVRVMGIKVGKVKSIDFSPDLKMQNGEEVKLKIRIQVDKTAWKTLRQDSRFYINLAGVIGEKFLEITPGSSNQSTLEPGAIVRGEDPPRIDQLISQSYGLAGKIIEFVDKNQGSVVDTIEMMNRLVTNLNKTLQLLDRATSNKEAEKLVKNLIIISDNVAHLTQDLRGPEAEKTLALLNKLIWRLESLDKAAIKKFLQEEGIKAKLF; encoded by the coding sequence ATGAAAGCGGAAACTAAGGTCGGGGTTTTATTTTTAGTGGCTGTCGCATTAGTGATAGCTTTCGCCTATTTTCTTGGTGTTCTCAATCCATTCTCAAACACCTCGGATTTGACAGTGGCATATAATTTTGCCGGAGGAATCGAGGTGGGTTCGCCCGTACGCGTGATGGGAATCAAAGTGGGAAAAGTTAAGTCGATTGATTTTTCCCCTGATTTAAAAATGCAAAATGGCGAAGAAGTGAAGCTTAAGATTAGGATTCAGGTTGATAAAACTGCTTGGAAGACTCTGCGCCAGGATTCACGCTTTTACATCAATCTTGCGGGGGTCATTGGTGAGAAATTCTTAGAAATCACCCCTGGATCTTCCAATCAATCCACTCTCGAGCCTGGAGCTATTGTTCGAGGGGAAGATCCCCCTCGCATCGATCAACTCATTTCTCAAAGTTACGGGCTAGCCGGAAAAATAATCGAGTTTGTCGATAAAAACCAAGGATCCGTCGTCGACACCATTGAAATGATGAATCGTTTAGTTACAAACTTGAATAAGACTCTCCAGCTTCTCGACAGAGCCACTTCAAACAAGGAAGCCGAAAAATTGGTCAAAAATCTCATCATTATTTCAGATAACGTGGCACACTTGACCCAGGATCTACGAGGCCCAGAGGCTGAAAAAACGCTAGCGCTGCTCAATAAGCTCATCTGGCGCCTCGAAAGTCTAGATAAGGCTGCAATCAAGAAATTTCTCCAAGAGGAAGGCATCAAAGCTAAGTTGTTTTGA
- a CDS encoding ABC transporter permease has protein sequence MHLLILVINDIGGCLIFLKDVSLIALKGKWHFSLICEQIWKVTKQSFSTTGLAGFFVGAIMTVQFTMQVKEFGALGYLGGLSTSATIREVGPLLIAFMLSGKIGAFTSAELGTMRVTEQIDAIRCLGANPIREIIFPRFVGIVVSSFFLLALGLIMSIAGGLLMGMFFSGINPEEYLRHIPTIITSISIGNGLIKCFTFALILASICTYKGYTTTGGTKGVGRSVVSTAVASMVGIVVADWMTSFVGEIILKMVIN, from the coding sequence TTGCATCTACTGATTCTAGTAATTAATGATATAGGAGGATGCCTCATTTTTTTGAAGGACGTCTCCCTCATCGCCCTGAAAGGCAAATGGCATTTTTCACTCATTTGTGAGCAGATCTGGAAGGTCACCAAACAGAGCTTCTCAACCACAGGCTTAGCGGGTTTTTTTGTTGGCGCTATTATGACAGTTCAATTCACGATGCAGGTAAAAGAGTTTGGGGCCCTGGGATACCTGGGCGGCCTCTCAACCAGTGCGACAATCCGAGAGGTCGGCCCTCTTCTTATTGCCTTCATGTTGAGCGGAAAGATTGGTGCCTTTACCTCAGCGGAACTTGGAACGATGAGGGTGACTGAACAGATTGATGCCATACGATGTCTTGGAGCCAACCCCATACGTGAGATTATCTTTCCACGTTTTGTAGGAATCGTTGTTTCTAGTTTTTTTCTTCTGGCACTTGGCCTGATCATGTCTATTGCAGGAGGCCTCCTCATGGGCATGTTTTTTTCTGGAATTAACCCAGAAGAATATTTACGCCATATACCAACGATAATTACGAGTATCTCAATTGGAAATGGCTTGATCAAATGCTTTACCTTCGCCCTCATTTTGGCCTCCATTTGCACTTATAAAGGATATACGACCACAGGCGGGACAAAAGGAGTTGGACGCTCGGTCGTCAGCACTGCTGTTGCTTCAATGGTTGGAATCGTCGTCGCAGATTGGATGACAAGCTTTGTGGGTGAAATTATCCTAAAGATGGTGATTAATTGA
- the mdh gene encoding malate dehydrogenase codes for MHKRKKITVVGAGFVGSTCAHWAAIKELGDVVLVDINEGAAKGKALDLYEASPVDGFDSRVYGTKDYKDTAHSDVVIITAGIPRKPGMSRDDLLATNAKIMKAVCEGIREYSPNAVAIIVSNPLDAMAFVAKETLGYPPERVIGMAGVLDGARFRSFIAEELNVSVKDVQAFVLGGHGDTMVPMPRHCSVGGVPLMEIMKKDRIDALVDRTRKGGAEIVQLLQTGSAYYAPSASAVQMAESILKDQGRILPCAAFLRGEYGVRDLFIGVLCKLGGKGLEKVIEVKLNDEERAGLDNSVKAVQELVEALKKLNYK; via the coding sequence ATGCATAAGAGAAAAAAGATAACTGTTGTTGGTGCAGGTTTTGTTGGGTCCACGTGCGCACACTGGGCAGCAATAAAGGAGCTCGGCGATGTTGTTCTCGTCGATATCAATGAGGGAGCGGCCAAAGGAAAAGCTCTAGATCTTTATGAAGCGTCTCCAGTTGATGGTTTTGATTCTCGCGTTTATGGGACCAAGGATTACAAGGATACTGCTCATTCAGATGTGGTGATTATCACTGCCGGAATTCCGCGGAAACCCGGAATGAGTCGCGATGACTTGCTAGCGACGAATGCGAAAATCATGAAAGCAGTCTGTGAAGGGATTCGGGAGTATTCTCCAAACGCCGTTGCGATTATTGTGAGTAACCCTCTTGATGCCATGGCTTTCGTGGCAAAGGAAACTTTGGGATATCCTCCGGAGCGAGTGATCGGCATGGCAGGAGTTCTCGATGGGGCTCGCTTTCGATCATTCATTGCAGAGGAGTTGAATGTCAGTGTTAAAGACGTTCAGGCCTTTGTACTTGGGGGTCATGGGGACACAATGGTGCCCATGCCCAGACACTGTTCTGTCGGTGGAGTTCCGCTTATGGAAATCATGAAGAAAGACCGCATTGACGCTCTTGTCGACAGAACAAGAAAAGGTGGAGCAGAAATTGTCCAGCTTTTACAAACAGGCTCCGCCTACTATGCGCCATCCGCAAGCGCCGTACAGATGGCAGAATCAATTTTGAAAGACCAAGGAAGAATACTGCCTTGTGCCGCTTTCTTGAGGGGTGAGTATGGAGTGAGAGATCTTTTTATTGGAGTTCTTTGCAAATTGGGAGGCAAGGGCCTTGAAAAGGTGATCGAGGTGAAGCTCAACGATGAAGAGAGAGCTGGCCTTGATAATTCGGTGAAGGCCGTGCAAGAACTTGTCGAAGCTCTCAAAAAACTTAATTACAAGTAG
- a CDS encoding ABC transporter permease yields MTAQTLGRTISPPFRPKDILHQIVFVAYESTPIVVFCVSFAAVVTIIEASFHMKLVIKNDALVPGFAPLLILRELGAVVSALLVTSRVGAGLAAEVASMRVTEQIDALRMLGIDPVRFLVVPRFVACIIGGILLSVIANLVCLLCAMIVSQVSLGYSLGSFLMSMRTFVSFQDLLFSTVKGACFGATIPLFSCFYGFRCKPGAEGVGLATTSSVVSTSVAIIIIDFVLSWLFTHFY; encoded by the coding sequence TTGACAGCTCAAACCCTGGGTCGGACTATTTCGCCCCCATTTCGCCCCAAGGATATTCTTCACCAAATCGTGTTTGTGGCTTACGAAAGCACACCCATTGTTGTCTTTTGTGTCAGCTTCGCAGCTGTCGTCACGATCATTGAGGCCAGTTTTCACATGAAGCTCGTCATAAAAAACGATGCTTTGGTTCCAGGATTTGCACCTCTTCTCATACTTCGCGAACTGGGGGCCGTCGTATCTGCCCTATTGGTCACCTCTCGCGTTGGCGCAGGACTCGCTGCAGAAGTCGCCAGCATGCGAGTCACCGAACAAATAGATGCCCTCCGAATGCTCGGAATTGACCCCGTCCGATTTCTGGTCGTCCCCAGATTTGTCGCATGCATTATCGGAGGCATCCTACTGAGCGTGATTGCCAATCTCGTCTGCCTCCTTTGCGCCATGATCGTAAGCCAAGTGAGTCTCGGATATTCTCTCGGCAGCTTTTTGATGTCCATGCGGACTTTTGTGAGTTTTCAAGATCTCCTATTTTCCACAGTCAAGGGGGCCTGTTTCGGCGCCACCATACCATTGTTTAGTTGTTTCTACGGGTTCCGCTGTAAACCGGGCGCAGAAGGTGTTGGCCTGGCGACCACAAGTAGCGTAGTGTCGACATCTGTAGCCATAATTATTATTGATTTTGTACTTTCTTGGTTGTTCACTCATTTTTACTAG
- a CDS encoding ATP-binding cassette domain-containing protein — protein MSTLIELRNIGVSFDGRELLSNINLTIKKGEIFVLIGPSGQGKSVLLKIIAGILEPSLGQIFIDGVDLYDCPTSKKTDLMRHMGMLFQKNALFDSLTCSENIAFPLRETTACDEMEIHRRIDFFLNEVGILHARDLLPEEISGGMQKRLGIARALALDPEIIFYDDPTAGLDPITSRKIVDLIIKLQDEKNSTVIAITNDMNRAYQMADRIGMLIDGGLIITGTESETKAHQNPTVYQFIRGNSSGPLTVS, from the coding sequence GTGTCAACCTTGATCGAGCTTAGAAATATCGGTGTGAGTTTCGATGGGCGTGAGCTTCTATCGAATATCAACCTCACGATAAAAAAAGGGGAAATCTTTGTTCTGATTGGTCCAAGTGGTCAAGGGAAGTCAGTGCTTCTCAAGATCATCGCTGGCATTCTGGAACCAAGCCTCGGTCAAATTTTTATTGATGGGGTCGATCTTTATGATTGTCCCACATCCAAAAAAACAGATCTCATGCGTCACATGGGAATGTTATTTCAAAAAAATGCTCTATTTGATTCTCTCACTTGTTCCGAAAACATTGCGTTTCCCCTGCGAGAGACCACCGCTTGTGACGAGATGGAGATCCATCGTCGAATCGATTTTTTTCTAAACGAAGTCGGCATCCTTCATGCTCGAGACCTCCTGCCAGAGGAAATCAGCGGAGGAATGCAAAAGCGCCTTGGAATTGCCAGGGCCCTGGCATTAGATCCAGAAATTATTTTCTATGATGATCCAACAGCTGGACTGGACCCAATTACGAGCCGCAAAATTGTTGATTTAATTATCAAACTGCAAGATGAGAAAAATTCGACTGTGATTGCAATTACCAACGATATGAATCGGGCCTATCAAATGGCCGACCGGATAGGTATGCTTATTGACGGGGGTTTGATCATTACTGGAACTGAATCAGAGACGAAAGCGCACCAAAACCCAACAGTTTATCAATTTATCCGCGGTAACTCTAGTGGTCCGCTGACGGTGTCTTGA
- a CDS encoding ABC transporter ATP-binding protein: MAVVIEARNLVKRFSQNTNTAVNGLNLQIREGECFGILGPKGAGKTSAMKMMYCNSPITSGELFVFGLDVKTNARKIKGQIGVLPEANSLDNEFSVLDNLLVHSRYFGIPQRHARTKARELLRFVHLEEFDGRLVGSLTIGMQRRLALARSLVNNPKIVFLDEPTQGLDIQEQKWISESIGQLKRQGKVILLSTDRLEEAEDLCDRVVIIDKGKILCEGPPLSLIHKHVGVEVIEFHIPMDEMEYFLKKVRDKFEYQVVSQRLRLFIKPGQNGRSVIADIESSNIVVRKASLEDVFLRIAGYELRKDR, translated from the coding sequence ATGGCGGTGGTCATAGAGGCACGCAACCTAGTCAAAAGGTTTTCTCAGAACACTAATACGGCAGTCAACGGCTTGAATCTTCAGATCCGAGAAGGCGAGTGTTTCGGTATTCTTGGTCCAAAAGGAGCAGGAAAGACCTCGGCGATGAAGATGATGTATTGCAATTCTCCTATCACTTCGGGAGAGCTCTTTGTTTTCGGATTAGATGTAAAAACCAATGCTCGCAAAATAAAAGGCCAGATCGGCGTGCTTCCAGAGGCCAATTCTCTAGATAACGAGTTCAGTGTATTGGATAATTTGCTCGTCCACTCTCGCTACTTTGGTATACCTCAAAGGCATGCTCGCACAAAGGCACGCGAACTGTTGCGATTCGTGCACTTGGAAGAGTTCGACGGCCGCCTGGTTGGATCTCTTACGATAGGAATGCAACGTCGCCTGGCTCTGGCGCGCTCTCTTGTCAATAATCCAAAAATTGTCTTTTTGGACGAACCCACTCAGGGGCTAGACATCCAAGAACAGAAATGGATCTCAGAAAGTATTGGCCAATTGAAACGCCAAGGGAAAGTGATTCTTTTATCTACAGACCGCTTGGAAGAAGCCGAAGATTTGTGCGATCGGGTTGTGATCATTGATAAGGGAAAAATCCTCTGTGAAGGACCTCCTCTCTCTCTGATTCACAAACACGTTGGGGTTGAAGTGATTGAGTTTCATATTCCGATGGACGAAATGGAGTATTTTTTAAAAAAAGTGAGGGACAAATTTGAATATCAGGTGGTGAGTCAAAGACTCCGTTTATTCATTAAGCCCGGACAAAATGGCAGATCCGTTATTGCTGATATTGAAAGTAGCAATATCGTCGTTAGAAAGGCCTCTCTTGAAGACGTTTTTCTGAGGATTGCGGGCTATGAACTACGGAAAGACAGGTGA
- the sucC gene encoding ADP-forming succinate--CoA ligase subunit beta, producing MNIHEYQAKEILRHFGVTTLKGVMAVSVEAAVKAATDVGGSLWVVKAQIHAGGRGKGGGVKLARSLDEVRSVAKNILGMNLVTHQTGPEGKVVQRLYVEQGCNISKEYYVAALLDRACGRVTLMASSEGGMDIEEVAEKSPEKIFRVVVDPAVGLMPFQARQLAFNVGMKAKVAAKASKVFLSLYEAFVKSDCSMAEINPLVETKEGEVIALDAKMNFDSNALYRQPHIVEYRDLSEEDPSEIEASKYELAFIKLDGNIGCLVNGAGLAMATMDIIKLQGGSPANFLDVGGGADKAKVTNAFKLILKDPNVKGILVNIFGGIMKCDIIAEGVIAASKEVGLKVPLVVRLQGTNVELGKKLLTESGLNIIPADDLTDAAKKIVGQINGGR from the coding sequence ATGAATATACATGAATACCAAGCCAAAGAGATTCTTCGTCATTTTGGCGTAACGACCTTGAAGGGCGTTATGGCTGTGTCAGTAGAGGCGGCCGTAAAGGCGGCCACGGATGTTGGAGGTTCATTGTGGGTCGTAAAAGCCCAAATTCATGCCGGAGGAAGAGGGAAAGGTGGCGGAGTAAAATTGGCCAGATCTCTCGATGAAGTTCGGAGTGTGGCAAAAAATATTTTGGGAATGAATTTGGTGACTCACCAGACGGGTCCCGAAGGCAAAGTGGTTCAGAGACTCTATGTCGAACAAGGTTGTAATATCTCGAAGGAGTATTACGTTGCGGCTCTGTTAGACCGCGCCTGTGGACGAGTCACTCTGATGGCAAGTTCTGAGGGTGGAATGGACATTGAGGAAGTGGCAGAAAAATCCCCTGAAAAGATTTTTCGGGTGGTTGTTGATCCTGCAGTTGGATTGATGCCTTTTCAAGCTCGACAACTGGCCTTTAATGTTGGAATGAAGGCAAAGGTTGCAGCCAAAGCATCCAAGGTTTTTTTGAGCCTTTATGAGGCCTTTGTTAAGAGCGATTGCTCAATGGCAGAAATCAACCCACTCGTTGAAACAAAAGAGGGGGAGGTCATCGCCCTTGACGCTAAAATGAACTTTGATTCCAATGCCCTTTACCGACAGCCTCACATTGTTGAGTATCGTGATTTGAGCGAAGAGGATCCTTCAGAGATAGAGGCGAGTAAGTATGAACTTGCTTTTATTAAGTTGGATGGAAATATAGGTTGTTTGGTCAATGGTGCTGGTCTAGCAATGGCCACAATGGACATTATTAAGCTTCAAGGCGGGAGTCCTGCGAATTTTCTCGATGTAGGAGGAGGAGCTGACAAAGCGAAAGTGACCAATGCCTTTAAATTGATCCTCAAGGATCCCAACGTGAAGGGCATTTTAGTGAATATTTTTGGTGGGATCATGAAATGTGACATCATTGCTGAAGGAGTGATTGCGGCTAGCAAAGAGGTAGGCTTAAAAGTTCCGCTGGTAGTTCGATTGCAGGGGACTAATGTTGAACTGGGAAAAAAGCTTCTGACTGAAAGCGGCCTTAACATCATTCCCGCCGATGATTTAACGGATGCCGCAAAGAAAATTGTTGGCCAAATAAATGGAGGTC
- a CDS encoding ABC transporter permease, translating into MRMKLNGRHTNNLLTIPNWSKGAFAVWYRNAICFRYSILVSVFWIVFEPLIYLLAIGYGLGFFIGEVDGTPYVKFFFPALLISSGMFVSFLEGSYGGFSKLTTQKTYQVILLAPIEPAEIVLGEILWATTKGFLSSSVVAAVGATQGLVETWLVLPALFVAALLCWVSSSFGLLLTSYAKTYDWFIYAQSGFMIPMSLFCGTYFPLEHLPPFIQNLTYLLPLTHAVIATRALLTGEMPSIIFLNIGILFAVGFLLSNWATHRLTRQIFH; encoded by the coding sequence GTGAGAATGAAGCTAAACGGAAGGCACACCAATAATCTACTTACTATTCCGAACTGGAGCAAGGGGGCCTTTGCTGTTTGGTACCGAAATGCCATTTGCTTCAGATATAGCATTCTTGTTTCAGTTTTTTGGATTGTTTTTGAACCGCTTATCTACCTTTTAGCAATTGGCTACGGATTGGGGTTTTTCATTGGAGAGGTCGATGGCACCCCCTACGTGAAGTTCTTCTTCCCGGCGCTCCTCATATCGTCTGGAATGTTTGTTTCTTTTCTGGAGGGTTCCTATGGTGGTTTTTCTAAACTGACAACACAAAAGACCTATCAGGTCATCTTATTGGCTCCCATTGAACCCGCCGAAATTGTCTTGGGAGAGATTTTATGGGCGACCACAAAGGGATTTTTAAGTTCCTCAGTTGTAGCCGCAGTGGGCGCTACGCAGGGACTGGTCGAGACTTGGCTAGTTCTGCCCGCCTTATTTGTGGCTGCTCTCTTGTGCTGGGTGTCTTCATCTTTTGGACTGCTTCTAACATCTTATGCGAAAACCTATGATTGGTTTATTTATGCACAGTCAGGATTCATGATTCCGATGTCATTATTTTGCGGAACCTATTTCCCCCTTGAACATCTGCCCCCCTTCATTCAAAATCTCACCTATCTGCTCCCTCTCACTCACGCCGTCATTGCCACTCGAGCGCTCCTCACGGGAGAAATGCCTTCCATTATTTTTCTCAATATTGGAATTCTTTTTGCGGTCGGATTCTTATTATCCAACTGGGCAACACATCGACTCACAAGGCAAATATTCCATTAA